In Ignavibacteria bacterium, a single genomic region encodes these proteins:
- a CDS encoding PAS domain-containing sensor histidine kinase, whose protein sequence is MIDDSFYKDIFDNSSEAILFTAPDGRIFSVNHAACMMFGMSEEEIIEGGREKIVDYTDPRLLPLIEKRKREGFVNGDLTFIRKDGTKFQGFLSSKIFRTKSGEERTSMLIKDMTKYKDVLNRLKESEEKYRNLFNRSQVAMARTTIDGSAILDVNEKYCDFTGYSKEDLIGKPAAYVWAHPEKRNEITAILSEKGVVTDHEAEIVFKNGRVVTILVSLVVFPEEYSIVSCIVDITKRKKMENALRKSEQELLISNTEKEKYFSILAHDLRSPISSFIGLTELMKADVGQFTIIELESIADKMNQSAKNLMSLLSNLLEWSMVKGGMVNFEPKNIDLWELVDSIAQEDVDLFKNKKIDFHNHIPKNTFVFADEDMLRIIIRNLITNSVKFSNEKSSVQIRGKELNDNSVEICVCDNGIGMSDNILNNLFKLDANVKREGTANEKSTGLGLMICKEFVEKHNGKIWAESEVGKGSKFYFTLNKKRS, encoded by the coding sequence ATGATTGACGATTCATTTTATAAAGATATTTTTGACAACAGCTCTGAAGCGATACTATTCACTGCACCTGACGGGAGGATTTTCTCTGTTAATCATGCTGCCTGCATGATGTTCGGTATGTCTGAAGAAGAGATTATCGAAGGGGGCAGAGAGAAAATAGTTGACTACACTGACCCAAGATTGCTACCTTTAATTGAGAAAAGAAAACGCGAAGGTTTCGTTAATGGAGATCTTACTTTTATCAGGAAAGACGGGACAAAATTTCAAGGCTTTTTATCTTCAAAAATATTCAGGACAAAAAGCGGTGAAGAAAGAACCAGTATGTTGATAAAGGATATGACTAAATATAAAGATGTTCTAAATAGACTGAAAGAGAGCGAAGAGAAGTACAGGAATCTTTTTAATAGGTCTCAGGTTGCAATGGCTCGTACAACAATTGATGGTTCTGCAATATTGGATGTGAATGAAAAATACTGTGATTTTACGGGTTATTCCAAAGAAGATTTAATTGGTAAACCAGCAGCATATGTTTGGGCACATCCTGAGAAAAGAAACGAAATAACGGCCATTTTAAGTGAAAAAGGAGTGGTAACAGATCATGAAGCAGAAATTGTTTTCAAAAATGGAAGAGTTGTAACAATACTCGTTTCATTAGTTGTTTTTCCGGAGGAATATTCAATTGTTAGCTGCATAGTCGATATCACAAAGCGGAAGAAAATGGAGAATGCATTGAGAAAAAGCGAACAAGAATTATTAATATCAAATACCGAAAAGGAGAAATATTTTTCAATACTGGCTCACGACCTAAGAAGTCCAATCAGTTCTTTTATTGGACTTACGGAATTAATGAAAGCAGATGTCGGGCAGTTTACGATAATAGAGCTTGAATCTATTGCTGACAAGATGAACCAATCTGCAAAAAACCTGATGTCTCTTTTGTCTAATTTACTTGAATGGTCGATGGTGAAAGGAGGCATGGTAAATTTTGAACCGAAAAATATTGATCTTTGGGAATTAGTGGATTCTATCGCTCAAGAGGATGTTGATTTATTCAAAAACAAGAAGATTGATTTTCATAATCATATACCAAAGAACACATTCGTATTTGCTGATGAAGATATGCTTAGAATAATAATACGAAATTTAATTACGAATTCTGTAAAATTCTCGAATGAAAAAAGCAGTGTCCAAATTAGAGGAAAAGAACTAAATGATAATTCTGTTGAGATATGTGTTTGTGATAATGGAATCGGTATGAGTGATAATATCCTCAATAATCTTTTCAAACTTGACGCTAACGTTAAAAGAGAGGGGACTGCAAATGAGAAAAGTACAGGATTAGGATTGATGATTTGCAAGGAATTTGTGGAAAAACACAACGGCAAAATATGGGCTGAAAGCGAAGTGGGTAAAGGAAGTAAATTTTATTTCACGCTTAACAAAAAACGCTCATAG
- a CDS encoding ABC transporter substrate-binding protein, with protein sequence MNTIANKILLIALAILSFQFTSCRKAEINSPTLFRLNFPLGLETLEPVMSNSPQTIWVLMNVMEGLVSYNQQNQIVPQIAKEWKVSDDGLLYTFVLNTDVRFHNDPCFPDSKGRKVTSMDFKYCLERVNDPATKTRGLWVFRDKIKGAKEYYEYKAKKSNVDMDEISGIKAPNDSTLTIELIDPFAPFLSLLTMSYALVYPKEAVEFYEDNFSVHPVGTGPFMFKEWQLDKQLTLTKNPEYHEKDSAGNNLPYLNDVEITFTKSQETEFLDFLNGKYDYHEPSSEIIDAITDENGNMIDKNKNDYVLVKQPWLNTVYLIMIQNDNLPAGISSPFLNNKKLRQALNYAIDKERIVRFVLKNRGHAAYNGPLPVGMPGYDSSIIGYKYNLNKAKELLAEAGYPNGKGLTLTLYISNDELQKNIAISIQEQMKDIGIDFKLEQMLQATLNTQQQQGELAFTRGNWGADYFDPENFMSLFYSKNVVPFGPNKTGYSNPEIDRLYEKSIRITDFEERKKIYNEMERIVVEDAAWIYLYYNQKHYLLRNNVIGFFLDGLNNLVLKYTKKI encoded by the coding sequence TTGAATACAATTGCAAATAAAATACTGCTTATCGCTTTAGCTATTCTTTCTTTTCAGTTTACAAGTTGCAGAAAAGCTGAGATTAATTCTCCGACATTATTCAGGCTTAATTTCCCTCTCGGGCTCGAAACGCTTGAACCTGTTATGTCTAACTCCCCCCAGACTATCTGGGTACTTATGAATGTCATGGAAGGACTTGTATCATACAACCAACAAAATCAGATTGTTCCTCAGATAGCCAAAGAATGGAAAGTATCAGATGACGGACTATTGTACACATTTGTACTTAATACTGATGTAAGGTTTCATAACGATCCCTGCTTTCCGGACAGTAAGGGAAGAAAGGTTACTTCAATGGATTTTAAATACTGTCTGGAACGAGTAAATGACCCCGCGACAAAAACACGCGGACTCTGGGTATTCAGAGATAAAATAAAAGGAGCAAAGGAGTACTATGAATACAAAGCAAAAAAGTCAAATGTAGATATGGATGAAATTTCAGGAATAAAGGCACCTAATGATTCGACGCTGACAATTGAGCTGATTGATCCCTTTGCACCATTTCTTTCTTTGCTAACAATGTCTTATGCTCTTGTTTATCCGAAAGAAGCAGTTGAATTTTACGAAGATAATTTTTCGGTTCATCCTGTCGGAACCGGACCTTTTATGTTTAAAGAATGGCAGCTCGATAAGCAGCTTACATTAACAAAAAACCCGGAATATCATGAAAAGGATTCAGCCGGGAATAATCTACCGTATTTAAACGATGTTGAAATAACATTTACAAAATCTCAGGAGACAGAATTTCTGGACTTTCTGAACGGAAAGTACGACTACCATGAACCATCATCAGAGATTATTGATGCTATAACGGACGAAAATGGTAATATGATTGATAAAAACAAAAATGATTATGTGCTTGTAAAACAGCCGTGGCTTAATACCGTTTATTTAATAATGATACAGAACGATAATTTACCTGCGGGTATATCTTCTCCTTTTTTAAACAATAAGAAACTCAGACAGGCGTTAAACTACGCAATCGATAAGGAACGAATTGTGAGATTTGTACTTAAGAACCGGGGACATGCTGCGTATAACGGACCTCTACCAGTAGGAATGCCGGGTTACGATTCTTCAATAATCGGATATAAGTATAATCTAAACAAAGCAAAGGAATTACTTGCCGAAGCAGGATATCCGAACGGTAAAGGACTGACACTGACTTTATACATTTCCAATGACGAATTACAGAAGAATATTGCAATTTCTATTCAGGAACAAATGAAAGATATCGGAATTGATTTTAAGCTTGAACAGATGCTTCAGGCAACTTTAAACACGCAGCAGCAACAGGGTGAACTCGCTTTTACTCGCGGTAACTGGGGTGCTGATTATTTTGACCCTGAAAATTTCATGTCACTTTTCTATTCAAAAAACGTAGTTCCGTTTGGACCGAATAAAACCGGTTATTCTAATCCTGAAATTGACAGATTGTATGAGAAATCAATCAGAATAACCGATTTCGAAGAACGTAAAAAGATATACAACGAAATGGAAAGGATAGTTGTAGAGGATGCTGCATGGATTTATTTGTACTATAATCAGAAACACTACCTTCTAAGGAACAACGTTATCGGATTTTTTCTTGACGGCTTAAACAACCTTGTACTTAAATATACAAAGAAGATATAA
- a CDS encoding dehydrogenase E1 component subunit alpha/beta, producing the protein MAKKQNRKFMKDKDNFFGLSETQMVDAYKLILMTRLMDDRTENLIKQGKAAFLISGSGHEAVQVAAAMAMKPGKDWFYTYYRDDALGLTLGLTVEEILQHRLGRATDSFTGGRQMPTHLGSKKLRMPTASSPTGSQYLQAVGTALSSFLRNSDEVVYVSGGEGSTSQGEYFEAVNWATRKKLPVIFLIQNNKFAISVPVEDQAAGGSIFKACSGFEGLNKFHIDGTDFLESYGTAKEAVRLAREGYGPSLIYADVVRLRSHSASDAQEKYRSKESLAEDIKQDPLLKLEKLLLEKSILNKEKIVEMKKQIHDDVMAIADDVIKQPIPEANTVMDYLYCPPEEQAVIEYGKNVNPGEPVVMVDAVNHALHEEMERNPNMVIYGEDVADGKGGVFTATKGLSTKFGDDRVFNSPLAEASIIGTAIGASITGIKPVVEIQFADYIFPAMMQIREELVMYRYRSNNSFSCPLVIRAACGGYIGGGHYHSQNIEALFAKSHGMYIAYPSNSEDAKGLLKTACRLNDPVLFLEHKYLYRQGFAKSPEPDAEFCLPFGKASIKREGNDISIITYGAMVEKAIRASKEMEKKYVSVEVIDLRTIVPLDTETIINSVKKTGKVIVFHEDSKFMGFGAEIVSLISENCFEFLDAPVKRVAGLDVHVPFHPVLEKEALPQDIWILKACEEMAAY; encoded by the coding sequence ATGGCAAAAAAGCAGAACAGGAAATTTATGAAAGATAAAGATAATTTCTTTGGTCTTTCTGAAACGCAGATGGTCGATGCATATAAATTAATTCTTATGACCAGGCTGATGGATGACAGGACTGAAAATCTGATTAAACAGGGTAAAGCTGCATTCCTTATTTCGGGATCGGGTCATGAAGCAGTACAGGTAGCTGCTGCTATGGCTATGAAACCCGGTAAAGACTGGTTTTATACGTACTACAGGGATGATGCACTAGGTTTGACTTTGGGGCTTACTGTTGAAGAGATCCTTCAGCACAGACTTGGAAGGGCAACTGACTCATTTACGGGCGGCAGACAAATGCCAACTCATTTGGGCAGTAAAAAACTCCGAATGCCTACGGCATCGTCACCGACAGGTTCTCAATATCTTCAGGCTGTAGGTACGGCACTTAGTTCATTTCTCAGAAATTCCGATGAAGTGGTTTATGTATCTGGTGGTGAAGGATCAACTTCGCAGGGTGAATACTTTGAAGCAGTGAACTGGGCGACAAGAAAGAAGCTGCCCGTTATATTTCTTATACAAAACAATAAATTTGCAATTTCTGTCCCCGTAGAAGATCAGGCTGCCGGAGGTTCAATCTTTAAAGCTTGTTCTGGTTTTGAAGGTCTGAATAAATTTCATATTGACGGAACGGATTTCCTTGAAAGCTACGGCACTGCTAAAGAAGCTGTGAGACTCGCAAGAGAAGGATATGGTCCTTCATTGATATATGCTGATGTAGTAAGGTTACGCTCCCATTCTGCCTCAGATGCTCAGGAAAAATACAGAAGTAAAGAATCCCTTGCAGAGGATATTAAACAGGATCCATTATTGAAACTTGAAAAACTTCTTCTTGAAAAGAGCATACTTAATAAGGAGAAGATAGTAGAAATGAAAAAGCAGATACATGATGATGTTATGGCTATTGCCGATGATGTAATAAAGCAGCCTATTCCTGAAGCAAATACTGTTATGGATTATCTATACTGTCCGCCAGAAGAGCAGGCAGTTATTGAATACGGGAAAAATGTAAATCCTGGTGAGCCTGTCGTCATGGTGGACGCGGTGAATCATGCACTTCATGAAGAGATGGAAAGGAATCCGAATATGGTAATCTACGGTGAGGATGTTGCAGACGGTAAAGGAGGTGTTTTTACAGCTACTAAAGGATTGTCAACAAAGTTCGGTGATGATAGAGTATTTAATTCTCCTCTTGCTGAAGCATCGATAATCGGTACTGCTATCGGTGCCTCTATTACAGGAATTAAACCGGTTGTAGAAATCCAGTTTGCTGATTACATTTTTCCTGCTATGATGCAAATCAGGGAAGAACTCGTGATGTACAGATACAGGTCAAACAATTCTTTCTCTTGTCCTTTAGTGATTCGTGCAGCTTGCGGAGGATATATCGGAGGTGGGCACTACCATTCCCAGAATATTGAAGCTCTGTTTGCAAAATCCCACGGGATGTATATTGCTTATCCATCAAATTCGGAAGATGCAAAAGGACTTCTTAAAACTGCTTGCCGCCTTAATGACCCGGTACTTTTTCTTGAACACAAATATTTATACCGGCAGGGATTTGCTAAATCACCTGAGCCTGACGCAGAGTTTTGTTTACCCTTTGGGAAAGCATCCATTAAAAGGGAAGGGAATGACATTTCCATTATAACCTACGGTGCTATGGTTGAGAAAGCAATACGTGCATCAAAAGAAATGGAAAAGAAATATGTAAGTGTTGAGGTTATTGATTTAAGGACAATCGTCCCGCTCGACACGGAAACAATTATAAACTCAGTGAAAAAGACAGGTAAAGTTATTGTATTTCATGAAGATTCTAAGTTTATGGGTTTTGGAGCCGAAATTGTATCTTTGATTTCTGAAAATTGTTTTGAGTTTCTTGATGCTCCTGTTAAAAGGGTAGCCGGACTTGACGTTCATGTACCATTTCACCCGGTTCTTGAAAAAGAAGCTTTACCCCAGGATATCTGGATTCTTAAGGCTTGCGAAGAGATGGCAGCTTATTAA
- a CDS encoding LysM peptidoglycan-binding domain-containing protein, with protein MEKTFFNKTGKKFFYYLSFAIYFTGFLYISGCTGSDVEDAAVLRARDSVNVYSHIALAFTDYKTSLDYNKEENSKKAKESFEEALSTLQEINSKLIEDSTRTEWKSDYNNLMVSIIQDYLYTQKDIPDKSLVFKLAKKYGVKYDKISFQSELSGDIEPLPDGSDVPLVSNSAVDEYIDFFSKTDRGKNFIDKTTYRSGKFFPLIRKILRYHNTPEEMIYLSIQESGLNPTIVSKAGAVGLWQFMPATGRAYGLYQDGYRDDRRDFEKSTDAAARHLKDLYRTFDDWYLAWAAYNAGPGRVNSAINKSGSRDYWTLRSYLPGETKNYVPSILALSFIYRNPEEYGFKDLEYGKPISFDRINFDGSITLDKIAEYSGTDIETIRELNSELTSDVVPDYEIPYQLRIPHDSYKTFVTNYKKSSDYNSSQPEPEFAGNEQSSYYSSEISIVTYDVENYNPGDQINLGSITDKTRLIYIYKGNEGLKFVADSFKVRESDIRRWNYLSYPLMPKPNQTLSIYLTKKQYNTLYKIEDELETGSIENKENNNENTYSQNNNNVNYGKKINTNNNGNTGISDKKENVSEKKEKKVPTEKLQTYTVKEGEYLGEIAEKYGVKVSDIREWNDLQGDKILVGQKLKIYSDKVVKTKSENTSSKSTYHIVADGEYLSEIANEYGVTVSELKEWNDLEDDKILVGQKIIVSEPKSTDKKTSGRTKTHIVKEGENLSGIAEKYNVSVKNIKDWNDIEDDIIIPGQELKLSKPSEKSNKETTKSKIYKVKKGDTLASISEEFNVSIVNLKKWNDLNSDGTIYVGQELKLTGNGQSNDSKTKDNTTTKKNKIRKKKNN; from the coding sequence ATGGAAAAAACTTTTTTTAATAAGACGGGCAAGAAGTTTTTTTATTATTTGTCTTTTGCTATATATTTTACGGGGTTTTTGTATATCTCCGGCTGTACGGGTTCTGATGTGGAAGACGCAGCGGTTTTAAGGGCAAGGGATTCTGTAAATGTTTATTCCCATATTGCTTTAGCATTTACAGACTATAAAACCTCACTGGATTACAATAAGGAAGAAAATAGTAAAAAAGCAAAAGAGTCGTTTGAAGAAGCTTTAAGTACACTTCAGGAAATAAACTCTAAATTGATTGAAGACTCAACACGAACAGAATGGAAAAGCGATTATAACAATCTAATGGTCAGTATTATTCAGGACTATTTGTACACACAAAAAGATATACCAGATAAAAGTTTGGTGTTTAAACTAGCAAAGAAATACGGGGTTAAATACGATAAGATTTCATTTCAATCAGAATTAAGCGGCGATATAGAGCCATTACCTGACGGAAGCGATGTTCCGCTTGTTAGTAACAGTGCGGTCGACGAGTATATCGATTTCTTTTCAAAAACGGACAGGGGTAAAAATTTTATTGATAAGACAACATACCGATCCGGGAAATTTTTTCCATTAATAAGAAAAATACTAAGATACCATAATACACCGGAGGAAATGATTTATCTATCAATTCAGGAATCCGGACTTAATCCAACAATAGTGTCAAAAGCAGGAGCAGTAGGTCTCTGGCAGTTTATGCCGGCAACCGGCAGGGCTTACGGACTGTATCAGGACGGTTACAGAGATGACAGACGAGATTTTGAAAAATCAACCGATGCTGCAGCCAGACATTTAAAAGATTTATACAGAACATTCGATGACTGGTATCTTGCCTGGGCGGCTTACAATGCAGGACCAGGAAGAGTTAACAGTGCTATTAATAAAAGCGGATCAAGGGATTACTGGACTTTAAGGAGCTATCTTCCGGGTGAAACAAAGAATTATGTTCCATCTATTCTTGCACTTTCATTTATTTACAGGAATCCTGAAGAATATGGATTTAAAGACCTTGAATACGGCAAACCGATTTCTTTTGACAGAATAAACTTTGACGGAAGTATTACTCTGGATAAGATTGCAGAATACTCAGGAACAGACATAGAGACGATAAGGGAGCTTAATTCAGAACTTACAAGCGACGTAGTTCCCGATTATGAGATTCCATATCAATTAAGGATTCCTCATGATTCGTATAAAACATTCGTGACAAACTATAAGAAATCATCTGACTACAACAGCAGTCAACCCGAGCCCGAATTTGCAGGGAATGAACAATCATCATACTATTCATCTGAGATTTCAATAGTTACATACGATGTAGAAAATTATAATCCGGGTGATCAAATAAATCTCGGAAGCATAACGGATAAAACCCGATTAATTTACATTTATAAAGGTAATGAGGGATTAAAATTCGTAGCAGACTCATTTAAGGTAAGGGAATCGGATATCAGACGATGGAATTATCTGTCTTATCCTTTAATGCCAAAACCGAATCAGACTCTTTCAATATATCTAACAAAAAAACAATACAACACTTTGTATAAAATCGAGGATGAACTTGAAACTGGAAGTATCGAGAATAAAGAAAATAATAATGAGAATACATATTCACAAAACAATAATAATGTAAACTACGGAAAGAAAATAAACACGAATAATAACGGAAATACCGGTATTTCGGATAAAAAGGAAAACGTTTCCGAGAAGAAAGAGAAGAAAGTCCCAACAGAGAAACTTCAGACATATACCGTTAAAGAAGGAGAGTATTTGGGAGAAATTGCAGAGAAATACGGTGTTAAAGTATCAGATATACGTGAATGGAACGACCTGCAAGGTGATAAAATTCTTGTAGGACAAAAATTAAAGATTTATTCCGATAAGGTTGTTAAAACGAAATCTGAGAACACATCTTCAAAAAGCACATATCACATCGTTGCAGATGGAGAATATCTATCTGAAATCGCGAATGAATATGGTGTGACTGTCAGTGAATTAAAAGAATGGAATGACCTTGAAGACGATAAAATACTGGTAGGGCAAAAGATTATCGTATCTGAACCAAAATCTACTGATAAGAAAACATCAGGAAGAACAAAAACTCATATAGTAAAAGAAGGAGAAAACTTATCCGGAATAGCCGAGAAGTATAACGTAAGCGTAAAAAATATAAAGGACTGGAACGATATTGAGGATGATATAATAATCCCCGGACAAGAACTTAAATTATCAAAACCATCAGAAAAGAGCAATAAGGAAACTACCAAGTCCAAAATATACAAAGTTAAAAAAGGTGATACTCTCGCTTCAATCTCTGAGGAATTCAATGTATCAATTGTAAACTTGAAAAAATGGAACGACTTAAACAGTGATGGAACGATATACGTAGGTCAGGAATTAAAACTTACCGGTAATGGTCAATCAAATGACAGCAAAACAAAAGATAACACAACAACAAAGAAAAACAAAATAAGAAAGAAGAAAAACAATTAG
- a CDS encoding RluA family pseudouridine synthase: MEKNYKLSVPNIKEKQRLDKYITVFVENATRTKVQKAINRGNVLVNGNFVKSNYILKPFDEIEIELPVPEKQDILPEYIPLDIVFEDQYLMIVNKPAGMVTHPAYKNYSGTLVNAIMYYADSKKENLSSMNGFERAGIVHRLDKDTSGLLVIAKDEVTHSKLSDLFMKHDIEREYQAIIWGNLKKKRGIIESRLARDKRDRKKVTVLKDDEEGGKVAITMYEVLKEYEFLSLLKLNLKTGRTHQIRVHLANHGHPVFGDETYGGRVPHSVNLTANIRAQIKNLLDEMPRQALHARVLGFKHPRTKEILHFESELPDDMMNILNQLNIRS; the protein is encoded by the coding sequence TTGGAAAAAAACTACAAATTATCCGTCCCTAACATTAAAGAAAAGCAAAGATTAGATAAATATATAACTGTTTTTGTTGAGAATGCAACCCGTACAAAGGTTCAAAAAGCTATCAATCGGGGGAATGTTTTAGTTAATGGGAATTTTGTTAAATCTAATTATATACTCAAACCATTTGACGAAATCGAAATTGAGCTTCCTGTACCCGAAAAACAGGATATTCTTCCGGAATATATACCGCTCGATATCGTTTTTGAAGACCAGTATCTAATGATAGTTAATAAACCCGCAGGTATGGTCACTCACCCGGCATACAAAAATTATTCTGGAACACTGGTAAACGCAATAATGTATTATGCTGACAGCAAAAAAGAAAATCTTTCAAGTATGAATGGATTTGAGAGAGCAGGGATTGTTCATCGTCTTGATAAAGATACCTCAGGACTTCTCGTTATTGCTAAAGATGAAGTGACTCATAGCAAGCTTTCAGACTTATTTATGAAGCATGATATTGAAAGGGAATATCAGGCTATTATCTGGGGTAACCTTAAGAAAAAGAGAGGGATTATTGAATCAAGACTTGCCAGAGACAAACGCGACAGAAAAAAAGTAACTGTACTTAAAGATGATGAGGAAGGAGGCAAAGTTGCTATTACAATGTATGAAGTATTAAAAGAATATGAATTCCTTTCACTTCTAAAACTGAATTTAAAAACGGGGAGAACTCATCAGATAAGAGTGCATCTGGCAAACCATGGTCATCCTGTGTTTGGAGATGAAACATACGGCGGGAGAGTACCTCATTCCGTTAACCTGACTGCAAATATTAGAGCACAAATAAAAAATCTGCTCGATGAAATGCCAAGACAGGCTTTACATGCAAGAGTGCTAGGGTTTAAACATCCAAGAACGAAGGAAATACTGCATTTTGAATCAGAACTTCCCGATGATATGATGAATATTCTGAATCAGCTGAACATCAGAAGTTAG
- a CDS encoding isoprenylcysteine carboxylmethyltransferase family protein yields MKFVPASFKSAVFVFVQFACLIAIYYDIHLYPRNIFIGIGILFFLFIGIWAIFTMKFNINIAPDIPPNSNLIITGPYKHVRHPMYTSVLGITICFIIDDFSLFKTAVYVILLINFIMKLEYEEKMLHAKFPEYSDYVNTTKRLIPFIY; encoded by the coding sequence ATGAAGTTTGTTCCTGCTTCATTCAAATCAGCTGTATTTGTTTTCGTTCAGTTTGCTTGCCTAATTGCAATATATTATGACATACATTTATATCCGCGTAATATATTCATTGGTATAGGAATTTTATTTTTTCTGTTTATCGGTATATGGGCTATATTCACGATGAAGTTCAACATTAACATCGCTCCGGATATTCCACCGAATTCAAATCTTATTATAACAGGTCCGTATAAACACGTGAGACATCCAATGTACACATCAGTACTTGGAATTACAATATGTTTTATAATCGATGATTTTTCACTTTTCAAAACTGCAGTATATGTTATTTTGCTAATCAATTTTATTATGAAACTTGAATATGAGGAGAAAATGCTTCATGCTAAATTTCCTGAATACTCAGATTATGTTAATACCACAAAACGGCTCATACCGTTTATTTATTGA
- a CDS encoding nitroreductase family protein — protein sequence MRNNLVAWTVSEDHFPSFGSIKEKFKFFIRYAILAPSGHNTQPWLFEVHEESLNLYADRTRALPVIDPDDKELIISCGAALTNLIYAMKYFGFEPEIKLFPVEHDNDLLASITIKTRDYEPTDDEKTLFKSIRKRRTNRLPFADDVIDGITRQRLMTITKEDPDVRFSIVEENNQREEIIKLIEQGDRIQSQNKSFCRELAQWVHPNRSNSKDGIPGYAFGMGDLISYGSPFFIGNLNWGDIQAGRDRNLVKGSPVLGFLETKNDKPFDWLRAGMALERILLKAASIGIAASYLNQPLEVPELFVKLKETVNTPNYPQLLLRMGYGKEVQSTPRRDVEDVIRLN from the coding sequence ATGCGCAATAATTTAGTTGCATGGACAGTTTCGGAAGATCATTTTCCATCATTTGGAAGTATCAAGGAAAAATTCAAATTCTTTATAAGGTATGCAATACTTGCACCTTCAGGACATAACACACAACCCTGGTTATTTGAAGTTCATGAGGAATCGCTGAATCTATACGCTGACAGAACGAGAGCATTACCTGTTATCGATCCTGACGATAAGGAATTAATAATAAGTTGCGGCGCTGCTTTAACAAATCTTATTTATGCAATGAAGTATTTCGGCTTTGAGCCAGAAATAAAACTTTTTCCGGTTGAACATGACAATGACCTGCTTGCATCGATAACAATAAAAACCAGAGATTATGAACCGACTGATGACGAAAAAACTCTATTTAAATCAATCAGAAAGAGAAGAACAAACAGACTACCTTTTGCGGATGATGTTATTGACGGTATAACAAGGCAAAGATTAATGACAATTACAAAAGAAGATCCCGACGTAAGGTTTTCAATAGTTGAAGAAAATAATCAGCGAGAAGAAATAATTAAATTAATAGAACAAGGCGATAGGATTCAATCTCAGAATAAAAGTTTCTGCAGAGAACTTGCTCAGTGGGTTCATCCAAACCGTTCAAACAGCAAAGACGGGATACCCGGGTATGCATTCGGCATGGGAGACCTGATATCATACGGAAGCCCATTCTTTATAGGGAACTTGAACTGGGGAGATATACAGGCAGGCCGTGACAGAAATCTCGTTAAAGGTTCGCCGGTTCTTGGATTTTTGGAAACAAAAAATGATAAGCCATTCGATTGGCTTAGAGCAGGAATGGCTCTTGAAAGAATCCTTCTTAAAGCAGCTTCTATTGGAATAGCGGCATCATATTTAAATCAGCCTCTTGAGGTACCAGAGCTTTTTGTCAAACTGAAAGAAACAGTTAATACACCCAATTACCCGCAGTTGCTATTGAGGATGGGGTACGGGAAAGAAGTGCAGTCGACTCCGAGACGAGATGTAGAGGATGTTATCAGATTGAATTGA